In the Variovorax sp. S12S4 genome, one interval contains:
- a CDS encoding peptidylprolyl isomerase, which produces MTIQALFNFPSTRFSRRGALALAAALAFAGAAHAQQPGPRVKLATSAGDILVELDQAKAPKTVENFLQYVNDKHYDGTVFHRVIDGFMIQGGGFTAEMQQKPTRPPIALEANNGLKNDRYTIAMARTGNPNSATSQFFINVKNNDSLNAPNPDGYGYTVFGRVVAGTDVVDKIRAVQTGNKGGMQNVPLEPIIIKSATLAK; this is translated from the coding sequence TTGACGATCCAAGCCTTGTTCAATTTCCCGTCCACGCGATTCAGCCGCCGCGGTGCGCTCGCGCTGGCCGCCGCCCTCGCCTTTGCCGGTGCCGCACACGCGCAGCAGCCCGGGCCTCGCGTGAAGCTCGCGACCTCGGCCGGCGACATCCTGGTCGAACTCGACCAGGCCAAGGCACCCAAGACGGTCGAAAACTTTCTGCAGTACGTCAACGACAAGCACTACGACGGCACGGTGTTCCACCGCGTGATCGACGGCTTCATGATCCAGGGCGGCGGCTTCACGGCCGAGATGCAACAAAAACCCACGCGTCCGCCCATCGCCCTCGAAGCCAACAATGGCCTGAAGAACGACAGGTACACCATTGCCATGGCGCGCACCGGCAACCCGAATTCGGCCACCTCGCAGTTCTTCATCAACGTGAAGAACAACGACTCGCTCAACGCGCCCAACCCGGACGGCTACGGCTACACCGTGTTCGGCCGCGTGGTGGCCGGCACCGACGTGGTCGACAAGATCCGCGCTGTTCAAACCGGTAACAAGGGCGGCATGCAGAACGTGCCGCTCGAGCCCATCATCATCAAGTCCGCCACACTGGCGAAGTAA
- a CDS encoding RNA-binding S4 domain-containing protein — translation MDRLRIDKWLWAARFFKTRSLAAEEIGKNRVQVNGDVAKASREVKAGDTVAIRLGAVTRTVLVRGLSGQRGPAPVAQQLYEETAESIAAQAAAREQRRMGSEPALAIEQGRPTKRDRRELDGAARHADWDNRWSASIDPDESDR, via the coding sequence ATGGATCGCTTGCGCATCGACAAATGGCTTTGGGCCGCCCGCTTCTTCAAGACGCGGTCGCTGGCCGCGGAAGAGATCGGCAAGAACCGTGTGCAGGTGAACGGCGACGTTGCCAAGGCGTCCCGCGAGGTCAAGGCGGGCGACACCGTGGCCATCCGCCTGGGCGCTGTAACGCGGACTGTGCTGGTGCGCGGCCTGAGCGGTCAGCGCGGGCCAGCGCCGGTGGCGCAGCAGCTCTATGAAGAGACGGCGGAGAGCATCGCCGCGCAGGCCGCCGCGCGCGAACAGCGCCGCATGGGCAGCGAACCGGCGCTGGCCATCGAGCAGGGCCGGCCAACCAAGCGCGACCGGCGGGAGCTCGACGGCGCGGCGCGCCACGCCGATTGGGACAACCGCTGGAGCGCATCCATCGATCCGGATGAGTCCGACCGCTGA
- a CDS encoding sensor histidine kinase → MKKALSLRARLLFGILAPVALFIVINSVSLYRQSLAAATTAYDRTLLASAKTIGEQLDVEGYDEAARLRAIVPYSALEAFEADNRSRLFYRVSALDGEMVSGFAELPFWRGQIPDRGAYSALVDFYDARFRNQPVRVAVLLQPVASAKGRGMAVVQVAETLELRETLVRKLLTDMLWRQLLLMGVIALVTVLVVQRATRPVRELGEAIEKRAADDLSPIDAPDAPRELRPLVDATTEVMGRLQRLLDHQKRFVRDSAHQLRTPLAVLKAQVQSARRGDVAPEQALSEISQTVERATTLANQMLSLAKVEQLRQQPESVPLELGEVVRQIALDLSPLIADKALDFELAVDQPVTVRAHRWMLQELTRNLLHNAIKQSPRGGALSVMVQSTGGEAVLTVRDEGPGISAELRQRLFAPFSAGDTGSGSGLGLAICREIVLALGGRINLDNRGVQENSAQVVGLDAVVRLPVYHHNS, encoded by the coding sequence ATGAAGAAGGCCTTGTCGCTGCGCGCGAGGCTGCTGTTCGGCATTCTCGCGCCGGTGGCGCTGTTCATTGTGATCAACAGCGTGAGCCTGTACCGGCAGAGCCTGGCGGCGGCCACCACGGCCTACGACCGTACCCTGCTCGCCTCGGCCAAGACCATCGGCGAGCAGCTCGACGTGGAAGGCTACGACGAAGCGGCGCGACTGCGCGCCATCGTTCCCTATTCCGCGCTTGAAGCCTTCGAGGCCGACAACCGCAGCCGGCTTTTTTATCGCGTTTCCGCGCTCGATGGCGAGATGGTTTCGGGCTTTGCCGAACTGCCGTTCTGGCGCGGCCAAATTCCTGACCGCGGGGCCTATTCGGCGCTGGTCGACTTCTACGACGCACGTTTTCGCAACCAGCCGGTGCGGGTGGCAGTGTTGCTGCAACCCGTCGCCAGCGCCAAGGGCCGCGGCATGGCGGTGGTGCAGGTGGCCGAAACCCTCGAGTTGCGCGAGACGCTGGTGCGCAAGCTGCTCACCGACATGCTGTGGCGCCAGCTGCTGCTGATGGGCGTGATCGCGCTGGTTACCGTGCTCGTGGTGCAACGCGCCACGCGTCCCGTGCGGGAGCTCGGCGAGGCCATCGAGAAGCGCGCGGCCGACGACCTCTCGCCCATCGATGCACCCGATGCGCCGCGCGAACTGCGCCCGCTGGTCGATGCCACCACCGAGGTCATGGGCCGGCTGCAGCGCCTGCTCGACCACCAGAAGCGCTTTGTGCGCGACAGCGCTCATCAGTTGCGCACGCCGCTGGCGGTGCTGAAGGCGCAGGTGCAGTCAGCACGGCGCGGCGACGTGGCGCCCGAACAGGCCCTGAGCGAGATCAGCCAGACCGTGGAGCGCGCCACGACGCTCGCCAACCAGATGCTTTCGCTCGCCAAGGTGGAGCAATTGCGCCAGCAGCCTGAATCGGTTCCGCTGGAGCTGGGCGAAGTGGTGCGGCAGATTGCGTTGGATCTCTCGCCGCTCATCGCCGACAAGGCGCTGGACTTCGAACTGGCCGTGGACCAGCCTGTGACGGTGCGCGCGCACCGCTGGATGCTGCAGGAGCTCACGCGCAACCTGCTGCACAACGCCATCAAGCAGAGCCCCCGGGGCGGTGCTCTTTCGGTAATGGTCCAGTCCACCGGCGGCGAAGCAGTGTTGACGGTGCGCGACGAAGGCCCCGGCATTTCGGCCGAGCTTCGCCAGCGCCTGTTCGCCCCGTTCTCCGCCGGCGACACCGGCAGCGGCTCCGGGCTGGGCCTGGCCATCTGCCGCGAAATCGTGCTGGCGCTCGGCGGCCGCATCAACCTCGACAACCGCGGCGTGCAGGAAAATTCCGCACAGGTGGTCGGGCTCGACGCTGTCGTGCGGCTCCCTGTCTACCACCACAATTCCTGA
- a CDS encoding aspartate kinase, with amino-acid sequence MALIVHKYGGTSMGSTERIKNVAKRVAKWARAGHQMIVVPSAMSGETNRLLGLAKELAPSKPSDAHGRELDMLASTGEQASSALLAIALQAEGMEAVSYAGWQVSVRTDNSYTKARIESIDDERVRADLDAGKVVVITGFQGVDDSGNITTLGRGGSDTSAVAIAAAMKAHECLIYTDVDGVYTTDPRVEPDARRLSTVSFEEMLEMASLGSKVLQIRSVEFAGKYKVPLRVLSSFTPWDIDINEEAKSGTLITFEEDENMEQAVVSGIAFNRDEAKISVLGVPDKPGIAYHILGAVADANIEVDVIIQNLSKDGRTDFSFTVHRNEYAKTVDLLQSKVMPSLGATEIVGDTKICKVSIVGIGMRSHVGVASKMFRVLSEEGINIQMISTSEIKTSVVIDEKYMELAVRALHKAFDLDQPAA; translated from the coding sequence ATGGCATTGATCGTTCACAAATACGGCGGTACGTCGATGGGCTCGACCGAGCGCATCAAGAATGTCGCCAAGCGCGTCGCCAAGTGGGCGCGCGCCGGCCACCAGATGATCGTGGTCCCGAGTGCCATGAGCGGCGAAACCAATCGCCTGCTCGGCCTTGCCAAAGAGCTGGCCCCGAGCAAACCCAGCGACGCCCACGGCCGCGAACTCGACATGCTCGCCTCGACCGGCGAACAAGCTTCGTCCGCGCTGCTGGCCATTGCGTTGCAGGCCGAAGGCATGGAAGCCGTGAGCTACGCGGGCTGGCAAGTGTCGGTGCGCACCGACAACTCGTACACCAAGGCCCGCATCGAGAGCATCGACGACGAACGCGTGCGCGCCGACCTGGATGCTGGCAAGGTGGTCGTCATCACCGGCTTCCAGGGTGTGGACGACAGCGGCAACATCACTACGCTGGGCCGCGGCGGCAGCGACACCTCGGCCGTGGCCATTGCGGCCGCCATGAAGGCGCACGAGTGCCTGATCTATACCGACGTGGACGGCGTTTATACGACCGACCCGCGCGTGGAGCCCGATGCGCGCCGCCTCTCGACCGTGAGCTTCGAAGAGATGCTCGAAATGGCGAGCCTGGGCTCGAAGGTGCTGCAAATCCGCTCGGTGGAATTCGCCGGCAAGTACAAGGTGCCCCTGCGCGTGCTTTCGAGCTTCACGCCCTGGGACATCGACATCAATGAAGAAGCCAAGTCCGGCACGCTGATCACTTTCGAGGAAGACGAAAACATGGAACAAGCCGTCGTATCCGGCATCGCTTTCAACCGCGACGAAGCCAAGATCTCGGTGCTGGGCGTGCCCGACAAGCCGGGCATCGCGTATCACATCCTCGGTGCCGTGGCGGACGCCAACATCGAAGTCGATGTGATCATCCAGAACCTCAGCAAGGACGGCCGCACCGACTTCAGCTTTACCGTGCACCGCAACGAGTATGCGAAGACGGTCGACCTGCTGCAGTCGAAGGTCATGCCCTCGCTGGGCGCGACCGAGATCGTGGGCGACACCAAGATCTGCAAGGTCAGCATCGTCGGCATCGGCATGCGCAGCCACGTGGGCGTGGCCAGCAAGATGTTCCGCGTGTTGAGCGAAGAGGGCATCAACATCCAGATGATTTCGACCAGCGAGATCAAGACCTCGGTCGTCATCGACGAAAAATATATGGAATTGGCCGTGCGCGCGTTGCACAAAGCCTTCGATCTGGACCAACCTGCCGCCTGA
- a CDS encoding acetyl-CoA carboxylase carboxyltransferase subunit alpha translates to MAKRTFLDFEQPIAELESKIEELRYVQTESAVDISEEIDQLGKKSQQLTKDIYSDLTPWQITKIARHPERPYTLDYVNEIFTDFVELHGDRHFSDDLSIVGGLARFNGTPCMVLGHQKGRDTRERTARNFGMSKPEGYRKALRLMKTAEKFKLPVFTFVDTPGAYPGIDAEERGQSEAIGRNIYEMAQLEVPIIVTIIGEGGSGGALAISVGDQLLMLQYSIYSVISPEGCASILWKTSDKAQEAADALGITAHRLKALGLVDKIVNEPVGGAHRDHRQMAAFLKRALNDAFRQVSDLKPKELLDRRYERLQSYGRFNDTKADTGR, encoded by the coding sequence TTGGCGAAACGAACCTTCCTCGACTTCGAGCAGCCCATTGCTGAACTCGAATCCAAGATCGAAGAACTGCGCTATGTACAGACCGAATCGGCGGTCGACATCTCGGAGGAAATCGACCAGCTGGGCAAGAAAAGCCAGCAGCTCACCAAAGACATCTACAGCGACCTGACGCCCTGGCAGATCACCAAGATCGCGCGGCATCCGGAGCGCCCGTACACGCTCGACTACGTCAACGAAATCTTCACCGACTTCGTCGAGCTGCATGGCGACCGGCATTTCTCGGACGACCTTTCGATCGTCGGCGGGCTTGCGCGCTTCAATGGCACGCCCTGCATGGTGTTGGGCCACCAGAAGGGGCGCGACACCAGGGAGCGCACCGCGCGCAACTTCGGCATGAGCAAGCCCGAGGGCTACCGCAAGGCATTGCGGCTCATGAAGACGGCCGAGAAGTTCAAGCTGCCGGTCTTCACCTTCGTCGATACGCCCGGCGCCTACCCAGGCATTGATGCCGAGGAGCGCGGCCAATCCGAAGCCATCGGCCGCAACATTTATGAAATGGCGCAGCTCGAAGTGCCAATCATCGTCACCATCATCGGTGAAGGTGGCTCTGGCGGCGCACTCGCCATCTCGGTGGGCGACCAGCTCCTGATGCTGCAGTACTCCATCTACTCGGTCATCAGCCCCGAAGGCTGCGCTTCCATTCTCTGGAAGACCAGCGACAAGGCGCAGGAAGCGGCCGATGCCCTCGGCATTACCGCGCACCGCCTGAAGGCCCTGGGCCTGGTCGACAAGATCGTGAACGAGCCGGTCGGCGGCGCGCACCGCGACCATCGCCAGATGGCCGCTTTTCTCAAGCGCGCCCTCAACGACGCCTTCCGCCAGGTCAGCGACCTGAAGCCGAAGGAACTGCTGGATCGCCGCTACGAACGCCTGCAAAGCTACGGGCGCTTCAACGACACCAAGGCCGACACCGGCAGATAA
- a CDS encoding response regulator transcription factor has product MKLLLVEDDPSMQVTLQRALARSKIDVRICGDGALAVEQWRELEPDVVALDLSLPNLDGLQVLAQARAAGLRTPVLLLTARGTVGDRIMGLNAGADDYLPKPFDLDELEARIRALRRRHQNAGPDMGLNPQEVGGLRFEPESGAVYHRGGILELTPRELALLKALMMKPGHAVSKERLFELVFPGETDVQYEAVEVVVYRLRKKLAGTGAALMTLRGLGYLLRAEP; this is encoded by the coding sequence ATGAAGCTGCTGCTGGTCGAAGACGATCCCTCGATGCAGGTCACCCTGCAGCGCGCCCTCGCCCGCAGCAAGATCGACGTGCGCATCTGCGGCGACGGCGCGCTGGCCGTCGAGCAATGGCGCGAGCTGGAGCCCGACGTGGTGGCGCTCGACCTGAGCCTGCCCAACCTGGACGGCCTCCAGGTGCTGGCCCAGGCCCGTGCCGCCGGGCTGCGCACGCCCGTGCTGCTGCTGACCGCCCGCGGCACGGTGGGCGACCGCATCATGGGCCTGAACGCCGGGGCCGACGACTACCTGCCCAAGCCGTTTGACCTGGACGAACTCGAAGCCCGCATCCGGGCGTTGCGCCGGCGCCACCAAAATGCCGGCCCCGACATGGGCCTCAACCCCCAGGAGGTGGGCGGGCTGCGCTTCGAGCCCGAAAGCGGCGCCGTCTACCACCGCGGCGGCATTTTGGAACTCACGCCGCGCGAACTGGCGCTGCTCAAGGCGCTGATGATGAAACCGGGCCACGCCGTGAGCAAGGAGCGCCTGTTCGAACTGGTGTTTCCGGGCGAAACCGATGTGCAGTACGAAGCCGTGGAGGTGGTGGTGTACCGCCTTCGCAAGAAGCTGGCGGGCACGGGCGCGGCGTTGATGACGCTGCGCGGGCTGGGCTACCTCTTGCGCGCCGAACCATGA
- a CDS encoding DNA-3-methyladenine glycosylase family protein, protein MPATRKSSVQIFTPDYWEEACKHLAKKDRVMKRLIPKFGDACLESRGDAFTTLARSIVGQQISVKAAQTVWDKFAVLPRKLTPANVLKLKVDDMRAAGLSARKVEYLVDLAIHFDSGAVHVDAWKDMSDELIIEELVAIRGIGRWTAEMFLIFHLMRPNVLPVDDLGLLNGISVNYFSGDPVSRSDARDVAVAWAPFCSVATWYIWRSLDPVPVAY, encoded by the coding sequence ATGCCTGCAACCAGGAAATCGAGCGTCCAGATCTTCACGCCCGACTATTGGGAGGAGGCCTGCAAGCACCTGGCCAAGAAGGACCGCGTGATGAAGCGGTTGATCCCGAAATTCGGCGATGCCTGCCTCGAGTCGCGCGGCGACGCATTCACTACGCTCGCGCGCAGCATCGTGGGCCAGCAGATTTCGGTGAAGGCCGCGCAAACGGTGTGGGACAAGTTCGCGGTGCTGCCGCGCAAGCTAACCCCGGCCAACGTGCTCAAGCTCAAGGTCGACGACATGCGCGCGGCGGGGCTGTCGGCGCGCAAGGTCGAATATTTGGTCGACCTGGCCATTCATTTCGATTCCGGTGCGGTGCACGTCGACGCCTGGAAGGACATGTCGGACGAGCTCATCATCGAAGAGCTCGTCGCCATCCGCGGCATTGGCCGCTGGACGGCCGAAATGTTCCTCATCTTTCACCTGATGCGGCCCAATGTGCTGCCCGTGGACGACCTGGGCCTGCTCAACGGCATCAGCGTGAACTATTTTTCGGGCGATCCCGTGAGCCGCAGCGATGCCCGCGACGTTGCCGTGGCCTGGGCACCATTTTGCAGTGTGGCAACTTGGTATATTTGGCGCTCGCTCGACCCGGTACCGGTCGCATACTGA
- a CDS encoding Bug family tripartite tricarboxylate transporter substrate binding protein, whose protein sequence is MRRDTFLKSLAALAAAGALPLSARAAANVKMMIPANPGGGWDTTGRALGKALTDAKLADTVTYDNKGGAAGALGLAQFVNGSKGDPNALMVMGSVMLGGIITGKPPVNLSQATPLVRTTTEYNVFVLPANSPFKTMKDVVEQLKKDPGSVKWGGGSRGSTEHIAAAMIAQKVGADPSKINYVAFRGGGEATAAILGGNVTVGGSGYSEFAEYIAAGKMKAIAVTSAQRLPGINVPTLKEQGIDVEIGNWRGVYGAPGITAEQRKALTDMVLAALKSPSWAESLKKNDWTPAVLSGEAFAKFVDDDFASLRAIMAKSGMI, encoded by the coding sequence ATGCGTCGCGACACCTTTTTGAAGTCATTGGCCGCGCTGGCCGCCGCCGGAGCCCTGCCGTTGTCGGCGCGCGCCGCTGCCAACGTCAAGATGATGATTCCAGCCAACCCGGGCGGTGGCTGGGACACCACGGGCCGCGCGCTGGGCAAGGCACTGACCGACGCCAAGCTGGCCGATACGGTCACCTATGACAACAAGGGCGGCGCCGCGGGCGCACTGGGCCTGGCCCAGTTCGTGAACGGCTCCAAGGGAGACCCGAACGCGCTCATGGTGATGGGCTCCGTCATGCTGGGCGGCATCATTACCGGCAAGCCGCCGGTCAACCTGTCGCAGGCCACGCCGCTGGTGCGCACCACCACCGAATACAACGTGTTCGTGCTGCCGGCCAACTCGCCCTTCAAGACCATGAAGGACGTGGTCGAGCAGCTCAAGAAAGACCCGGGCAGCGTGAAGTGGGGCGGCGGTTCGCGCGGCTCCACCGAGCACATTGCCGCGGCCATGATCGCGCAGAAGGTCGGCGCCGATCCGTCCAAGATCAACTACGTGGCCTTCCGCGGAGGCGGTGAAGCCACCGCCGCCATCCTGGGCGGCAACGTCACCGTGGGCGGCAGCGGCTACAGCGAATTCGCCGAGTACATTGCCGCCGGCAAGATGAAGGCCATTGCCGTCACGTCCGCCCAGCGCCTGCCGGGCATCAACGTGCCCACGCTGAAGGAGCAGGGCATCGACGTTGAAATCGGCAACTGGCGCGGCGTGTATGGCGCCCCTGGCATTACCGCCGAACAGCGCAAGGCGCTGACCGACATGGTGCTGGCTGCTCTCAAGAGCCCGTCGTGGGCCGAGTCGCTCAAGAAGAACGACTGGACGCCGGCCGTGCTGTCGGGCGAGGCTTTCGCCAAGTTCGTTGACGACGACTTTGCCAGCCTGCGCGCCATCATGGCCAAGTCCGGAATGATCTGA
- a CDS encoding tripartite tricarboxylate transporter permease — protein MEIFNALMAGFAAAITPVNLLWCLVGCALGTAVGVLPGIGPAVAVAMLLPITGKVDITASMIFFSGIYYGAMYGGSTTSILLNTPGETASMVTAMEGNKMAKSGRAGAALATAAIGSFVAGTIATVIVTLFAPFVAEFAVKLGPPEYFLLMLLAFTTVSAVLGKSTLRGMTALFVGLAAGCIGLDQISGQGRYTGGVPELLDGIEIVLVAVGLFAVAEVLYAVLYEGKVVEGQNKLTRVHMTARDWKRSIPAWLRGTAIGTPFGCIPAGGTEIPTFLSYATEKKLAKDADAKAEFGTKGAIEGVAGPEAANNATVTAALIPLLTLGIPTSNTTAILLGAFQNYGIQPGPQLFTTSAALVWALIASLYIGNVMLLVLNLPMVGLWVKLLKIPKPQLYAGILIFATVGAYGMRQSAFDLFLLYGIGLLGVVMRRFDFPTAPVVVGMILGPLAEAQLRNAMSIGEGSASVFFQRPMSITLVVIIVAVLVLPRVAKRMSDRKLARLAAQ, from the coding sequence ATGGAAATCTTCAACGCACTCATGGCGGGTTTCGCCGCCGCGATCACTCCCGTCAATTTGCTCTGGTGCCTGGTGGGCTGTGCATTGGGCACGGCCGTCGGCGTGCTGCCGGGCATCGGCCCGGCCGTCGCGGTGGCCATGCTGCTGCCCATTACCGGCAAGGTCGACATCACGGCCTCGATGATCTTCTTCTCGGGCATCTACTACGGCGCCATGTACGGCGGCTCGACCACGTCGATCCTGCTCAACACGCCCGGTGAAACGGCCAGCATGGTCACGGCGATGGAGGGCAACAAGATGGCCAAGAGCGGGCGCGCGGGCGCTGCGCTTGCCACCGCCGCCATCGGCTCCTTCGTGGCCGGCACCATCGCCACCGTCATCGTCACTTTGTTTGCGCCGTTCGTCGCCGAGTTCGCGGTCAAGCTCGGGCCGCCCGAGTATTTCCTGCTGATGCTGCTGGCCTTCACCACCGTGAGCGCAGTGCTCGGCAAGAGCACGCTGCGCGGCATGACGGCGCTGTTCGTCGGCCTTGCAGCGGGTTGCATCGGCCTGGACCAGATCTCGGGCCAGGGCCGCTACACCGGCGGCGTTCCTGAGCTGCTCGACGGCATCGAGATCGTGCTGGTGGCAGTGGGCCTGTTCGCGGTGGCCGAGGTGCTGTATGCCGTGCTCTACGAGGGCAAAGTGGTCGAGGGCCAAAACAAGCTGACCCGTGTTCACATGACGGCGCGCGACTGGAAGCGATCGATTCCCGCCTGGCTGCGCGGCACCGCCATCGGCACCCCGTTCGGCTGCATTCCGGCCGGCGGCACCGAGATCCCGACCTTCCTGAGCTATGCGACGGAAAAGAAGCTGGCGAAGGACGCGGACGCGAAGGCCGAGTTCGGCACCAAGGGCGCCATCGAAGGCGTGGCCGGCCCCGAAGCCGCCAACAACGCCACGGTGACCGCCGCGTTGATTCCGCTGCTCACGCTGGGCATTCCGACGTCGAACACCACGGCCATCTTGCTCGGCGCATTCCAGAACTACGGCATCCAGCCTGGCCCGCAGCTGTTTACTACCTCCGCCGCATTGGTGTGGGCACTGATCGCCTCGCTCTACATCGGCAACGTGATGCTGCTGGTGCTGAACCTGCCGATGGTCGGTTTGTGGGTCAAGCTGCTGAAGATTCCCAAGCCGCAGCTCTACGCGGGCATCCTGATCTTCGCAACGGTCGGTGCCTACGGCATGCGCCAGAGCGCGTTCGACCTGTTCCTGCTCTACGGCATCGGCCTGCTCGGCGTGGTTATGCGCCGCTTCGACTTCCCGACCGCTCCGGTCGTGGTGGGCATGATCCTCGGGCCGCTTGCGGAAGCTCAGCTGCGCAATGCCATGTCGATCGGCGAAGGCAGCGCTTCGGTGTTCTTCCAGCGGCCGATGTCGATCACGCTGGTGGTCATCATCGTGGCGGTGCTGGTGTTGCCGCGCGTTGCCAAGCGGATGAGCGATCGGAAGCTGGCGCGGCTGGCGGCTCAATAA
- a CDS encoding tripartite tricarboxylate transporter TctB family protein, producing MTTPESSVSPQPAVTWPQTLVGAGVLLTGLALGFGAIGISSEAGYGGVGPNFLPWLVSGVLTLCGAWILWEARTGGFRELDAPSGAEHAYWPGFIWVSAGLLLNAALITTLGFILSCMLCYLLAVQGLRRASGQPSASAPRTWAIDLLTGALISAPVFWMFTKFLAINLPGLTTTGWL from the coding sequence ATGACAACTCCAGAATCCTCGGTCTCGCCGCAACCCGCGGTCACGTGGCCGCAAACCCTGGTCGGCGCGGGCGTGCTGCTGACCGGCCTGGCGCTGGGTTTCGGCGCCATTGGCATTTCTTCAGAAGCCGGCTACGGCGGCGTCGGCCCCAACTTTCTGCCTTGGCTGGTGTCGGGCGTGCTCACCCTGTGCGGCGCCTGGATTCTCTGGGAAGCACGCACCGGCGGCTTTCGTGAACTCGACGCCCCCTCGGGCGCAGAGCATGCCTACTGGCCGGGCTTCATCTGGGTGTCGGCCGGCCTGCTGCTCAACGCGGCGCTGATCACCACGCTCGGCTTCATCCTGAGTTGCATGCTGTGCTACCTGCTCGCCGTGCAGGGCCTGCGCCGCGCGAGCGGGCAACCTTCGGCCAGCGCGCCGCGCACCTGGGCCATCGATCTGCTGACGGGCGCGCTCATCTCGGCTCCCGTGTTCTGGATGTTCACCAAGTTCCTGGCCATCAACCTGCCGGGCCTGACAACAACCGGGTGGCTCTGA
- a CDS encoding PPK2 family polyphosphate kinase, with the protein MASLKKYRVGSSFQLSQVSPGDTPFLEGNEAAQVAEIDELAGELDEMQDLLHAEGRRKVLLVLQGMDTSGKDGTVRWVFSRTSPLGVRVTAFKAPTDDERARDYLWRCHAVVPRTGEIAVWNRSHYEDVLVPVVEGWIDKAEAKRRYAQINDFERLLVETGTVVVRCMLHIDKEEQRERLQARIDTPGKQWKFSMGDLEVRTKWSAYQQAYDKALRATSTDHAPWYVIPANHKRHRNLMIAKLLMKTLREMKLKAPAADPALKGMIIK; encoded by the coding sequence ATGGCCAGCCTTAAAAAATACCGCGTCGGCAGCAGCTTCCAACTCTCGCAGGTGAGCCCCGGCGACACGCCGTTTCTCGAGGGCAACGAAGCCGCGCAAGTCGCCGAAATAGACGAACTGGCGGGCGAACTCGACGAAATGCAGGACTTGCTGCATGCCGAAGGCCGTCGCAAGGTTCTGCTGGTGCTGCAAGGCATGGACACCAGCGGCAAGGACGGCACCGTGCGATGGGTCTTTTCGCGCACCTCTCCGCTCGGCGTTCGCGTGACAGCCTTCAAGGCGCCCACTGACGACGAACGCGCGCGCGACTATCTCTGGCGCTGCCACGCGGTCGTGCCGCGCACAGGCGAAATCGCGGTATGGAACCGCAGCCATTACGAAGACGTGCTGGTGCCGGTGGTCGAAGGCTGGATCGACAAGGCCGAGGCCAAGCGGCGCTATGCGCAGATCAACGACTTCGAGCGCCTGCTGGTCGAAACCGGCACGGTGGTCGTCAGGTGCATGCTGCACATCGACAAGGAGGAACAGCGCGAACGCCTTCAGGCCCGAATCGATACGCCCGGCAAGCAATGGAAGTTCAGCATGGGCGACCTCGAGGTGCGCACCAAGTGGAGCGCCTACCAGCAGGCCTACGACAAGGCGCTGCGCGCCACTTCCACGGACCACGCGCCCTGGTATGTGATTCCCGCCAACCACAAGCGGCACCGCAATCTCATGATTGCCAAGCTGCTCATGAAGACCCTGCGCGAAATGAAGCTCAAGGCGCCGGCCGCGGACCCTGCGCTGAAGGGGATGATCATCAAGTGA
- a CDS encoding tetratricopeptide repeat protein, translating to MKHVAFSKLSIAFALLFSLWGSAAYANDYDDVNTLLRQGKSNEALAKADAYITGKPRDPQMRFLRGVILTEQKKQNEAIAAFTQLTQDFPELPEPYNNLAALYAAQSKFDQARAALEQALKLNPNYATAHENLGDVYARLAAQEYVRAQQFASTNASVAPKLSLIRQIFNPKTEAQAATLPPPPAEVRKPVGRPSK from the coding sequence ATGAAGCACGTCGCGTTCTCCAAACTCTCCATCGCCTTTGCACTGCTCTTCAGCCTGTGGGGTTCCGCCGCGTACGCCAACGACTACGACGACGTCAACACGCTGCTGCGCCAGGGCAAGTCGAACGAAGCGCTTGCCAAGGCCGATGCCTACATTACCGGCAAGCCGCGCGATCCGCAGATGCGCTTTCTGCGGGGCGTGATCCTCACCGAGCAAAAGAAGCAGAACGAGGCCATTGCCGCGTTCACGCAGCTGACGCAAGACTTCCCGGAACTGCCCGAGCCCTACAACAACCTGGCCGCGCTGTATGCGGCGCAGAGCAAGTTCGACCAGGCGCGCGCCGCGCTGGAACAGGCGCTCAAGCTCAACCCGAACTACGCCACCGCGCATGAAAATCTCGGCGACGTGTACGCGCGCCTGGCTGCCCAGGAGTATGTGCGTGCGCAGCAATTCGCCAGCACCAACGCCAGCGTGGCGCCCAAGCTCTCGCTGATCCGCCAGATCTTCAACCCGAAGACCGAGGCGCAAGCCGCAACGCTGCCGCCGCCCCCGGCGGAAGTTCGCAAGCCGGTCGGCCGTCCGAGCAAGTAA